The window TGAAAGGATGGCTAAAAGGCACATGAAAGGCTTTACCGCTAGGTATCCCTATGGTTTGGTTGAAAAGACACttaaatgattgttatttttgtttaactaatgTGTTTGGAATTTCAAAGAAATCTTAACACACTTTACTATATACTTCATCGTCATTGGCACTCAGACCTATACCTCACAATGAATCCAATCCAAGTTCCTGaaaacttgtttcacaaaaaCAGTGATGAAGAAACAAGAACAGTGACACAGTGGAAGAAGATAATCAAGATTCAAACTTTGAATTACAATCCAGTGAGCCACATCTTACATCACAAGAAGAGCTAAATGACtttgtaagatttaaaattatcagaaaatctaACTGAACTTTTAGCCTCAAGATTACATGATTGGAAtttacctaaatatatatatatataaatatatataaaaatattgggcTATCAAAGCtgattgaaaagtttaaaaaaaaaattcatacagagctatgggatgcaATATGCCACAAAGAGTCCATTTTCTGCATTCAAATCTGGATTTCTTCCAGCCAAACCTTAGGGCAGTAAGTGATGAACATGAAAATATAGTGTaaacatttacacaaaaatatttcagtGTCGGAAAACTGTTACAAAGACAAATGTTATTATGTTAACTGATTCCTGTTGAATTCAAGATGTACCTGAAGTTACCCACAAAAGGAGGGCATCTGCTATAAgaagttttaatgtaagtatatgaCATTCCACAACAGTATTTGTATTAACTGTTATAGATCTTTAATATGCCATTTCTGTTTAACTGTGggttacagatctgtaaatagaatagtctatttacaaatctgtaacctacacaaaaaaaaaaaaaacaatgcaaggaaaggtatcacacttagagaaacattaaaaaaaatttattttgtataccaGTGTTATTAATATATGATACAATCATTTACTAGAAAATGAAACTCACAATTTTCTtgaaagtaatcatttttttaaaactggcaTCCTTTAACACAGAAGCTGCTACATCAAAATATATATCCAAATATAGGTGAGACAATCAAACAAGTAGGTACcccaaaaattcaattaaacatgTTAGTTAAGAACAAGGTCACACTGCAGAAATATCAACATGATGttcataatttatgtaatatagatTACAAATGATATTTGTTTACAGTGACTGACAGAATGAAGGCTAGAAAAATATCCTTTATAAGATTACATTTAGTCATGAAACTGCTTTTTTATCTAAGTTATAAGATGAATCATCCTAACATTAAGATAATGGATACAGACAATCCAGATGGTACAGTGGAATATCTTTGAGATTCACCAAACATAAATGTTTCTGGGTCTTAtaagttcttttaaaattgatatcTTTTTTAATCCAGCCCACTATAACTGCGATTAGTTACTTTGGACGTGGTTTGAGAGAATTTAACTTGAGGGATAATGAATTATtgcaataattgttttatatgaaaatacacAGGGAGTAATGAAACAATAGCCTGACCATCATAATTGCCTAATTCATTACTATAATCGTTACTATCATAGACATGGCAAACAGGATTTGAGATGAAATAGTTAATAAGTGAAATATCTTCCACATTTAAGGAAaccaaattaaacattcataaagaGCTGCatattaaacatgaaaatatactTGCACTCAATCCTGCAATAAAAAAGTCAGTAAATTCTttactttcttaataattaaatgttacgttggtagaaattaatttacaaatggtTTCTTCAATACTGTAGTACACAGTAATGAACAATGTACTTCAGTTGTGCAAATACATatacaaaagaatttaatttacttacctAATTCACCTTTTAAATCATGAATAAGGGTACCatctggttttattttaaaaacagctgatttttccCCAGTTACAGCTAAATAATTCTGATGAGCAGTAAcaaatgttgttatattttttactccaacataagaaaaattactgtatggtttaaaatggttaattacttcattatttaatgaaatttctgttCGATATGCAAGAATAGTATTCAATTCATTTTGAGCtaagaataaatacattaaatctcCTATGTAACTTAGAGCTAAAGACCAACTTGGACAAAGTAATGGTAAGTTTTGTGataatctggaaaaaattaaactgagtttttagtaaatatttatcactaattaatcactatttgataaaatatttatataattctttgcTAAATACAGCTAGCTATCCAATGTTACATAGTCTCTAAATAACAGCAGCTGGTAGCACAGTAATCATAATACCAGACACCcagaaaataacattataagTCAGATTTGATTGACTCAGATTGAGATCTTTATACACAACATTGAGAAATTCCTGTTCTTTTCTAGAAAAATCCTCTTGTAACTCATATCCATGTTACAAAATATTCTTGTGAAATATTAGTGAAATTGAGTAAagtatttcattttgcatttcaACTGGATTTTTCTTAAAACAGTCATTTTAGACTTACAACACTATTTTACTGGGTGTGTGATATACAAAACAATCTTTAGGCTTGTATACACATGGATAATACAGTGTATATAAATTAAGTTCCTCTTTTTTCCTATTATTGTTAATTTGGAGAATCTTGACCAATGGCATATCTATTTCAGACATAAATACCTTTTTaacataatctaaaatttcatctGCCATCTTCTTTCTGCCATATTGGATTcaacttaactttttaaatggTATTGTggtaatttatctgttttttatcattctatgtaaaatttgatgaaaagatGAATGGCAAAAGCTATGCACTGATATCTCTATCCATTTTCAAGAATTAGCTATTAAAGAACATACTGACTTCTTTGGACAACCAAAAATAGAACACATTTTAAACCTAAAATAGAAcaatattcaaaaacaattagaattgtgaaaatttgttgattcattttacatttattgattttctcttAAAATCCTTCGTACTATTGGTCAGCAAATACCTataaacaaaatcatcaacattCATTTAATAcctgatattttaaatatcattttagacTATTTCAAACaatactgttatttataatagaagttacaatttgaattaagaatttaattgtttattttgttttgttaagaaAGTGATACAATTACTatgttacaattaaaagtaatactgAAACATGTAGTGCTGCTTATAATGTTTTTTCTGCTTTATAAGTTAACTGCTTTATACGTTTTTCTTTAGTACCTCTTTTCATTTTTgccttttattcagttttttcagcAGTAGGTGCTGATTCTCTACTGGAATCCATGTCACAGTGGtagtataaatttttgaaaaaatttaacaatatttatttttttaagtaggcaGTATAAATTATCACAAAACAAAATGACACTTCAACAGTCTTCTTCCTGATCATCCTGTTTCAATTAGCTACCTTAGAAAGTTAGTAGCTAGTGGAAGTgttaacaaaaacaagaaaatatgtcAATTTCCtctagtttattacaaaaaagattatactCTGGGTTTTTCTGGACAATAATGAACAGTCTACTAGTTGTATTGGCAGTAAGTATGAAATAGATCATATATCTTAAcagacctttaaaaaaaataataaattctattcttaCAAAATGCAGCTACGTCAAAAACTCAATAAAGATAGTTTATAAGTGCTTGTTTTCGTGGTGATGGTAATTTCCATTGCAATGCATACCAGTGATCCATGCCATCCAAATTACATCATCAAATTCAATTTTGTAAGGAAATGggcaatattttaacaaataattcataatttgtcAACAATACTTCCTTCAGTGATAAATGCACTTTCTATAATAATTGGTTTGTTAATAGACACAATTGTAGGAACTGGGATACCAATTACTTTAAACACTTATTACTTTGAAGTAACATCTAGTACCATTTGGGTTGCCATTCTAGAGAACTGGGCCTTTACTCATTGATAGCAATCTTACAGAAGCTACGTAACTGCAATGTTAGGAAAGGAAATCAAATCAGTAAGTAGAAACATTATGACTGAATTCTGGGAAAAATTACTGCAAGGTAAACTGTTTTCTAGAAAAATGGTGTATTACCCCAGTTCAACAGAGAAGTATgcaaattaattcttaaatactGAATTTCCAGAAAAATGGATGGGTTGAAGAGGATCAGTAGACAGGCCATCATGTTCTTCAGATCTTATACTGGAATTTCTCTTGCATGGATGTGCGAAGTCCACCATTTACAAAACTCCTGAAGCAGATATTGGAGACCTGAAGAACAAGCTAGCTGATGTGAGTCAATCCCTTATCTTTGAAATGCTTTCAAATGTAAAGATAGCATTTCATGATAGAATACAAGGTGCGATTAGAAAGTTTTAAGGCAGCTGCTGCTACTACTCAATAGGAGGATTATTGATTTTGCAAAATGGGTGAATAAACTGAATGAGTTTTggtcaaattttgtttaaaaaccagGAAATCAACTTTGAAGACTTATGAACTCTTAAAAATAGATTTGGAATAAATGTTTGAGCTGATCAAACGTTTTTATCTGGTTAACAGATTCAGAGATGGTTACGAATCAAAATATTGTGAAAGTTCATGATTTAGTGTGCTCTGACTGTAGACTTACAATTAGAAAGGTGgttgatgaactgaatttaagtttttacGCAGTTCAGTCAATTTTAACTGATGGTTTGAACATGTGTTGTGTGTCagcaaaatttattctgaaattgtTGTCAGACCAGCAGAAACAACACCCACTTGAAATGTCCCAATAACTGATTAATTGGGCTGAAACTGACCCATAtttgtaaaatagattaattacagGCAAACCATGGGTTTAGGGATATGACCCACAAACAAAGGCACAATCATCATAGTGGAAGGGTCCAAGTTCGTCACAACCAAAAAAAGCACAACAAAGTTGGTTGAAGGTGAAGACAATGTTGGTAGTTTTCTTCAAATCTATGAGTAAATGCATCACAAATTCGCCCCTAGGGAGCAGACAGTTAACCAggaatattatctttattagtgTAACCAGGAATATTAGTGTCTTTCAGTGTTAGTGCGAAAATATGCAAAAGAAAAGGCCTGCACTCTGACAAGAGAAGAATTGGGTCCTCCACCATGACAATTTTGGTTCATTGTACGTTTATGGTACGTTTGGACCCAAAAAAACCAGAATAGCTAAAAAAAACTGAATGGCTGAAACAAATTGAAATAgctaaaaaaacaacatactaaAGAACACATTGcagattaaatatgttattttatctaAGGGTTTTTCTAACCGTTTAAAGATGCAAGATatcaacaacaatttttaataattattatgtctgaaatattttgttaaaatttcagacaaacttatctatattaaaaaattcaatgtttggattaattaaacaatcaaaacaacaacaaaaaaattgcagtttatcCAGCAGTTAATTATTAACTATTCAGATTTTAAACATATTGTAGGAAGAAAGGTACATTATCTACTTACGCAAAATATGGTTTTCTTCTGGAAAACATATTTTGATTCacattttcaaatgtaatatcATAAATATCAATTGAATTATCTtgatcatttataattataagcttaAAATTAAATCCAACTTGAATCACAGTTAAATAACTTATAGATTTATAATAAGGCCAGGTCCAGAACTGCTCCTATTTTaggcaaaaataaaattccacatAACTTATTAAGTTATGTAGATTATATGCACATTGAATTGTGttacttaatatataatatacaatataattacacagtaaaatgtatataaacaaacCTTGCATATGccagaaatttttctaattactgtacctgattttttttcttattagagtACATAAATGTTAACCTCTGTAAGTGGAAGATTTACAGAGGTTCACCACACATAAGTTATTATTTAGGACCGTATTAAAATAGATACCAAAGCGTatgaaaaactgatttaattaacTGACTTAATTttcagtacattttatttaccCTATTTTCCGTGATAgaatatagtaaacaaaaaatacctctgtttttgttaagttattcatAAATTTGGTTATAATTTGCTATTGTGTCTGTAAATTACCTTAATGATTGCTAAAAATGAATTGTTACCAGGTAAGTGATAACATAACATACATAGGTACTACGTAACTCAGAAACCTATCTAAATTGAACGTCAGACCTAGCACGTATGCATTTAtgaattttgcaaattttatgttataaataacattttacacaCGTGATAAAAGTATACC of the Lycorma delicatula isolate Av1 chromosome 10, ASM4794821v1, whole genome shotgun sequence genome contains:
- the LOC142331264 gene encoding uncharacterized protein LOC142331264, with the translated sequence MFSASMFKWWNVTSKTTEILCVVALNTPITILSWYRFHSEMLEQFWTWPYYKSISYLTVIQVGFNFKLIIINDQDNSIDIYDITFENVNQNMFSRRKPYFALSQNLPLLCPSWSLALSYIGDLMYLFLAQNELNTILAYRTEISLNNEVINHFKPYSNFSYVGVKNITTFVTAHQNYLAVTGEKSAVFKIKPDGTLIHDLKGELGLIDKWVPIKLDTYRDDTLLLAHEQNSSSIKFFKWSYSWRIYTTFRLSM